TCTTTTTAATATTGCATTTATTTTACTTCACTTTTTCTTTCTTTACTACTGTATTGCTTTTTTCGTTATAAACAGCACCTAGTATTTCTTTTCCTGTTTTGCTGAATATTTTTATTTTCGGCTCTTCATGAGTACCGGTAATGGTTATTGGAAAACCAATAATCCCAAATGGCGGAAGCCCCAATCGCATTCTTAAGTCCAGTAATCCGTTAAAGCTTGTCGTTCCTTTTACAGTTGGTCTAAAACTGGCTACACTGAAAGTAAATGGTTCAAGGTGAATGAGATTTTTATCAATTTTTGATTTGATTTCGATACCTTTCATATCAGGATTGTTTAGCCCATCCTGACCGGTTTTAGAACTTATTCCGTCAAATAATTTGAGGCCTTTGATTTTTACATCGCGCAGATTCAGCGTACCGCCTCCTTCAAGAGATTCGTAAATCGGACTCATATTTCCGTCCAGATCGCCTTTGACTTTGTAATCTACAGAGATAATTCCATGTGCTTTTTCGGCAGCAGTTACCATATCATGAAACATCGGAATTTCTTTATAAGCTCTTTGAACACTGAAATCTTTTGCACGAAAATGTGCATCAAAACGAGCTGAAGTAGGAGATTCATCTGTGTATGATGCATCAACTACCAATGCACAATCAATAATATTAAACACGGCATTTTGCAAATAGAAATTGCCTTTAGAGATACCTGTTTTTCCTTTAAGATCGTTAAAAACGAGACCGTTATATTCAACTTTATCTGCATTTGCGGTAAGGCTCACATCTAAATTTTCAGGTATAATAACAACTCCGCTCATTTTCGGATGATCTTCTTTTGCATATTCTACTTCTAATTTCCGGTCTGTGTTTTCGCCTTTTTCTAAAGCCATAAATTCATCCACATTGATCAGTTTCGATTTCATATTGAAATTACCGCTTAGTGTTCCGCGCGATTCGAGGAAATAATTGATTGTATTCAAAAGGTATCCATTAATATCGAAATCGGATTTTCCATAAGTAGCGTAGAACTTCTCGAACCACATTTTTTCATTCTGAAACCTGAAGTTGCCCTGTTTGATAAAAAATGCCTTCGGAAAAAGTTCTGATGTAGCCTTGATATTTTTTAGTATAATAGTTCCTTTATTATTCAGTTTATCGTACTGTCCGTTTGTGGCATAACTTTGTTTTCCCTGAAGTGAAAGGTCTGCTTTGGCATAGCCGGAAACATCGATTCCTTTTTTCGAGAATACTTTGTAAATATTCCCTACGTTGAGTTCTCCCTTGATTTTTGCATTATAAGCCAGATCACTAAAATCTGAAAGTGCTGCATTTACATAAACAGGATTGCCTTCAAATATAAAAGAGGCAGGCGCCACAGCTATTATCAAATCTTTGTAGGTGCCAGCTTTATTAAGTGCATTGGCCACAAAAGTGATATTGGTAATAGGGTTAGGATAAGAATCTGTTTTAAGCCAGCCATTGCGTAATGAAATTCCGCCGATGGTTTTTGGGAATAATTTTTTTGAAGTACTGAATTTACCCTTTGCCTGAATATTGGTTTTCAAAAGCCCTTTTAGTTCTAAAGTACTTAAACCTATAGCAGCATCTACAGTTGCCAGGTCCAATGCGCCTTTTACACTTGCATCTACATCCATTTCGGCAAAACCTTTGCTTCGTAAATAAGCAGTGAAATAATCTTTTTCGCCTACTTTAAACCTGAAAGTCTTTAGATTCACTAAAAGTTTTTCCATATCCAGTGAAGGCATAATAGCATTCACATTCATTTGAAAATCTGTCAATGGGGCAGGGGCATTCTGATAATCGATGGCGCCTTCATTAACTTTTAGATTAAAAGCCAAATCCGGCTTTTGCTTTTTGGATACATTGTAATTGCCTTTAAAAGTAAAAATCAAATCACTTTTGCCTGAAATTTTGGTTTCTTCAAGCCATGTTAAATATTCCGGAGGCATTACAGATAATAAATCTTTTACTGTAGTATCTTCAGACGCGGCTTTGATATTGATTTTGTATCCATCTCTTAAAATAGTAAATAAACCGGTGAACTTTAAAGGCAGTTTATTGATTTTTAATTCGTTTTTCTGAAGGATGAATGAAAGTGCATTTGTATTTATTCTTGTGATTAAATCGGCACGAAGTTCTTTTTTTCGAAGATAGGCGGTTCTGTCATAATAAAAATCGACTTTATCAATTTTTGCGTCAGTATTAAGGTCGAAAATATCTTCGCTTAAGTTCCCTTTTCCAACATAATTGAAACCTTTTGCATCAACCAGAATTTTAGCCGAGCGGTCGTTATATTTGATATGACAATCTTTAAAATCAATACGTTCCAGGCGAATTGCAGTTCCTTCTTCAGGAGCATTTTTATCCTTTTTTACATCTTTCGGAGCAATATAAATGTTATAATTTGCTTGTCCTTTTTGGTTGACCATTACATTTATATCTGCGTTCGAAACGTATAGTTCATTAATTTTGACTTCATTATCAAATAATAATCTTTTGATATTGATTCCAAAAGAAACCTGTTCAGCTTTCAGCAAAGTATCGTTTTTGAAAGGAGCAGAGCCTGTAAGGGATAAATCATCAAGTGAAACTGTGAGTGAAGGAAAGTGTGTAAAGAAGGAAAAATGGGATTTTGAAAACTCCATTTTACTGTCTAATCTTTCATTGGCAATTTTTTTTACTTCAGAAGCAACAGTTCCCGGGAAAAGCAACGGAATCAAAAAAAGTAACAGCAAAATACTTGCTATTACTATTCCTGAAATTTTTGCTGTTTTAAAGGCAATATGTTTGAAGTTGGAATTCATGCACGCTAACTTTATTTATTCTTTTTTTTGTCCTCTTCAGCTTTTTCGGCTGCTTCCTCTGCTTTTTTCTTTTCTTCTTTCAATTTTTCTTCCTTCTCTTTCTCCGCTTTTTCCTGCTGTTCTTCCTTTTTTTCTTTTGCTTCTTCCAGCTTTTCTTTCTTCTCTTTTTCTTTTTTCTTAAAGTAGCCTCTTAACAAAAAGTTACTTTTGGCAGCTTCCATATTTTCGCTGAACCCTTTCGTGCCTTTTTCAAGGTTATCAAGCGTCTTGTCCA
The Flavobacterium flavigenum genome window above contains:
- a CDS encoding AsmA family protein — protein: MNSNFKHIAFKTAKISGIVIASILLLLFLIPLLFPGTVASEVKKIANERLDSKMEFSKSHFSFFTHFPSLTVSLDDLSLTGSAPFKNDTLLKAEQVSFGINIKRLLFDNEVKINELYVSNADINVMVNQKGQANYNIYIAPKDVKKDKNAPEEGTAIRLERIDFKDCHIKYNDRSAKILVDAKGFNYVGKGNLSEDIFDLNTDAKIDKVDFYYDRTAYLRKKELRADLITRINTNALSFILQKNELKINKLPLKFTGLFTILRDGYKINIKAASEDTTVKDLLSVMPPEYLTWLEETKISGKSDLIFTFKGNYNVSKKQKPDLAFNLKVNEGAIDYQNAPAPLTDFQMNVNAIMPSLDMEKLLVNLKTFRFKVGEKDYFTAYLRSKGFAEMDVDASVKGALDLATVDAAIGLSTLELKGLLKTNIQAKGKFSTSKKLFPKTIGGISLRNGWLKTDSYPNPITNITFVANALNKAGTYKDLIIAVAPASFIFEGNPVYVNAALSDFSDLAYNAKIKGELNVGNIYKVFSKKGIDVSGYAKADLSLQGKQSYATNGQYDKLNNKGTIILKNIKATSELFPKAFFIKQGNFRFQNEKMWFEKFYATYGKSDFDINGYLLNTINYFLESRGTLSGNFNMKSKLINVDEFMALEKGENTDRKLEVEYAKEDHPKMSGVVIIPENLDVSLTANADKVEYNGLVFNDLKGKTGISKGNFYLQNAVFNIIDCALVVDASYTDESPTSARFDAHFRAKDFSVQRAYKEIPMFHDMVTAAEKAHGIISVDYKVKGDLDGNMSPIYESLEGGGTLNLRDVKIKGLKLFDGISSKTGQDGLNNPDMKGIEIKSKIDKNLIHLEPFTFSVASFRPTVKGTTSFNGLLDLRMRLGLPPFGIIGFPITITGTHEEPKIKIFSKTGKEILGAVYNEKSNTVVKKEKVK